Genomic window (Falco cherrug isolate bFalChe1 chromosome 4, bFalChe1.pri, whole genome shotgun sequence):
ACCCCAGCGAGGTGGTGGCCGgcctgctgcagtgctcccCAACATGCACCTAGTACGGGGCTCACCAGACTTTAGGGCTGCTCTCACACTGGCAGAGGGGCCCCAAGACCCTCCCAAGGGACTTCAGGCCGGCCTTACTCCTGGGTGTCCCCACTGACAGAGCCCTGGTTCTCCACAGTGTCGCCATGACCATGTGGACGGTGATGCTCTTTGAGCCCCAGGCTGCGAagaaggtgctgcaggagctcaTCAACGTGATGATGAACCAGTCGCTGCACAAGACCTCCGCCTCTACCAAGGACAACCCGCGCATCCTCTCCCTGGCTGTGAGTTGCTGGATGAGGCCTCACTGAcctccagggctgctctcagctctCTGGGGCCACCCCTTCCCTTCCATGCCCGCCCCAAGCTTTGGCCTCCCCAGGGGTCAGGGAGATGTCCGTGTCTGGTGtcttctgcaggcagccaggaccATAAGCAAGATCCTCCTGCAGTCCAGCTGCCCACGGGACACGGAAGCCATTTTCCCCCGGCTTTTCCTGGCACTGCTTTTCCAAGTGTCATTCACCACAGAGCTGGCGCCAAAGGAGGTGCAAATCTTCTGGAAGGGCCACCAACAGGGTCTGATTGCTCCTATCAGGTGCGCCATCCCTGTCCGCTCGTCCCTGCCAGCCACCTGGAGCCAAGCCAGGGGTCCCGGTGGGAGCTGAGCATTTCTCCTCGTGCAGGTCTGTGGTGCAGGCCATGAcggtgctgctctgcaggatggGCCTTGAGAGCCACATGCTGGCCATCGAGGCGCAGGGTGGCTGGGACATGCTGCTCAGTGCCCAGACCCACCTCATGGGAGTGCGCATCGTGGCCAGGTGAGAGCCCCTTCTCCACACTCCTGGGGGACTGtgcaccccaccccaccccctcccttgGGGCTGATGGCAGGGGGTCCCCACTGCTTGGAGAAAGTGCTGCAGTCCAGTGATGACCACACTGGTGCGAACCCCAGAGATGTGCCCGCCTGGCTCAGGCCTGACAGtgcttccttcccccttccagGGAGATGATGAAGACCCCAAGATCCCTGCGCTCCACCATCTTCCGCCATCTGGCAGAGCTCCTCTATGTGGAGAACCCCTCCTGGGAGATGGTCGCCATGGTCTTCTTTGTTGAGGTGAGCCTGATGGCACTGCTCCAAGCTCCCTCCGATGCTCAGTTCTCCCATGcccgctgctgcagcagcagctggggcagcaggtgggCTCTGGCTGGTACCACGGAGGAGCAAGGCGAGCAACCAGTGTGGTGTGGGGCACGGGGGCTCTCCGCAGTCCCTGCTGCCTCCATTCAGGCTTGGCCTTGCCCTGCCTGAGCTGACGGCTGGAGCCAGCGCTGCACCTCTCCAGCTCCCGTTGCGTGTGTTTCAGATGGTGGGCTGCATTGGCCTCAGTGAAGAGCTGGACTGTGCCCTGGCAATCTTCC
Coding sequences:
- the LOC129736079 gene encoding uncharacterized protein LOC129736079, whose amino-acid sequence is MRDPSTYSIRVAAHMVDVLVLGPAFQPGQVLKIVRAIYTNLPSIRTLVAVNSLDRALRVLADKHPSEVVAGLLQCSPTCTYVAMTMWTVMLFEPQAAKKVLQELINVMMNQSLHKTSASTKDNPRILSLAAARTISKILLQSSCPRDTEAIFPRLFLALLFQVSFTTELAPKEVQIFWKGHQQGLIAPIRCAIPVRSSLPATWSQARGPGGS